Part of the Vigna unguiculata cultivar IT97K-499-35 chromosome 3, ASM411807v1, whole genome shotgun sequence genome, CATTATGTATTTGACTTTGATTTTTTAACGTCATTATATTAACTAAGTTACACATCGGTAAACATAAACCCCTATGTTCAGAGGTAGACGATTATAATGCCCAATAATGAAAGTCTTACTTCAATGATactgaatttaaatattattgatgcTTGTGATGCACATTgctgttttatttttgtaattattcataataatataggttaatgcttttatttgtttatatgaaTATTTCGTGTCAATGTAAGTCAATTTAACTTTTGTAGGTTAATATTTAAATCTGAAGGAAATAAAATCCGTGTCAAGAGATTAGGTATTTaatgtcaataattttttttgctaTGGTATTCCGaaggaaaaaatcaaatatattagaaGATTCAAAATTTATCTAAGCCTTAATTTTAGCAACTTGACTAAAATATATTGAGGGAGTTATACTGCaactaagtttaattatgattttaaatttgataatttttgcttaagtaatttgttattattttcgcaaaagatataatattttgggcctctttaaataacttttacattttttggGTATTTTCTTTCATTCTGACTTTTGTTTCCATATCTTTTAATGGCATAATTAACTCTAAATGGTAAGTTTATTGCACGTATGCTTAATTGGACACGTatcttcttaaaattattttgtaagaaaacaCATTAATTGATGGAGATAATGTTGTTTTCTTTCTATCAGAGGTTGCATTGCTCTTTCCTCAGCATATCtgatttaatgataaaattaaattaatgaagaATCCAAAACGACGgtactaattaatttttattctttttgaatttcacatttgaataaaaaaacaaaaacaataggAAAtgcaaaattgatgaaaatgacaTTGTTCCGTCACATTGGTTAATTTTTCTCCAAAAGGCACAAGTTTAAATATATGTGTCATTACATTTAAATAGTAATATTCTTAATTAGCGGACCACTCATTGCATAAAAAATATGGATAAATGATGGGTatcataacaaaaaagaaaaaattataaggaaccaaaatattttttttattgtaataagaagtaaaatacgaaaaaaatattaacaaaaattatcaaaaaactTGATTGATgacataaatgaaaaagaaaatcacagGTATTATAGTTGCggaaattttaattaacttaaacacaacaaaatggaaataaaatttttattgaagTCTAAAACGGAAAAAATATAGGCAAAATTGATgagaaataaaagttatttaagcCCATTTTTCATACTTACATCTTAAAAGATGGCACTTGCACACTTTCTTAATTTAGAAGTCACGTGGAGATAAGAAGAGAGTGGAGCGATGGAAAGAGATAAATGTTGAGTAATTAGAATGACTTGTTGTACACTTTTACGAAGAAGTACAAACAAACCACAGAAAGATGAGATGAGATTAAAGagtaataaaaacaaatataagagtCAAGTAAATGAAACCATTTATGATGTAATAATGTACTATAAAACAGAAACTCTAAGAggatgattatcaatcataaaGTCTTTAAAGATTCTTgtaatgaaaatgattttttgtatGATCTTACTGTTATAagagtttgatatgatttaaaGACCAGAAACGCAGATCACACCTTTCAAGTTCCTGCAACGGACTAGTGGAAAGAGTTTGATACACATTGAAAACTCGTTCCTTCAAAAGGTTGAAAATTTTCGAACTCTCTGCAAATTCGTGTTTCTGTTGAAAATTGAGtttgagaaaaaagagagatggAAAATACGAAGGAGTTCGAGCACTTCGACGTGGTGTCAGACGATTCCGATCACCACTTTCTGGGTTCAAAGAACGGAAAATCGTTCAGCGATTCAAAGAGCGCAGTGTACAAAACCATCGCGAGAGAGTGGAAAATTCTGGAGCAGAACTTACCGGAATCAATCTACGTCAGAGTCTACGAGCAACGCATTGATCTTATGAGGGCTGTGATCGTAGGCGCTGCGGGCACACCGTACCACGATGGTCTCTTCTTCTTCGACATCGTGTTCCCTTCGGATTATCCGAGGAATCCACCGAAGCTGTATTACCACTCCTTTGGGTACAGACAGAACCCGAACCTCTACACGAATGGGAAAGTGTGTCTGAGTCTGTTGAACACGTGGTACgggaggaagaaggagaagtgGGTCCCGTGTGAGTCCACCATGTTGCAAGTGTTGCTCTCGATTCAAGCTCTGGTTCTGAACGAGAAACCGTTTTTCAACGAACCTGAAGCTGTGCCGTCGGAGAAGAAGTCACGTGCGTACAACGAGAACGTCTTTCTTAGCACTTGCGTCACCTCCTTCCACCTGCTTAGGCGGCCGCCGCGGAACTTCGAAGCCTTCGTCAGAGATCATTTTCGCCGGCGGGCGTTTTCGATTCTGGCGGCCTGCGGCGAGTACGCGAGTGGGCGCGTGGTAGTTGGGTATTATGGTTGCGATGGCTTGCGTTTTCCGATGGTCCGAGTTTCGAAGAGTTTCAAGGAGCGCATGGTGGTGCTTTACCCTCGGCTTTTCGAAGCGTTTCGTGGGAATGGTGCTTCTTTGGAGGGTTTGGGAGAGCAATTGGAGGTGCAGAGCCAAGAACCCGAAAACAAACGCAGTGGAGTCTTCAAAAAGATTGTGGAAAAGATCAAAAAGGCTTTCAGATTGAGGAAATTGGGTAAGAACAAAATTAGCGAGATCGAGGGGAGAAATAATGGTCTTCAAAGTGTTTGAAAGTTAACCCTATAATAATTGTAGTATGTATATCTTATTATGACCTTTTTATTATGATTGAATTGTTCATGATGCAAGTTTAGGTTGTGATCTTATTATCTGCAATGTTCATgcaatttaattgtttttaaaattaacgcactcattttattttgatcccattcttgttcctttttttttttttttatcgcataaattatagttttatcgatttctctctctccttttaTCTCTTTCTGCAGTGTATTCCACTCACCATAACAATTGCATATTCTTCTTTAAAATGAAGTGAAAATTTGAGTGTAATAAATTACCAtttctacataaaaataaattttatcaaaatttccCTATTTTATTTCCTATCTACAAAATAGATCCTAAGAGCTTAGAGTCATAGAATTAAACGAAATTCCAAATTTAAAAGGGGCTAATAACAGATAAGAAAACAAATACAGAAATAATTTGtaccatttatttttaaaacaaggAAGGAACTCCACCATTTACATAATTCGTAACTAAAAACCGAAGTTCCCAGTAAAAGTAAAACCTCGAATTTGTGGACCAGTAAAGTATCGTCCCAAACAAACTAGTTCTTGGTTATCAAGATTAGGCCAGTGTGTGAACTTTGCccataaaaagaaaagtcatGTACAATTACAGCACAAATAAAGAACCTACTACAATTTGGACTGTTTCTTGGAACTTCGACCAGCTATGAATTCCTGCATCTTTCTGAATTGCTCCTTCGTCATTCCGTTATAATAATCATGAGCCCTctcctaaattttttacacGGGTGAAGTTGTATGTAAGAAGATTTTGAGTGTAAGAGAAGCATAAAATGGATAATTCAGCAGACAATTAGGAAAGAAATAGTGACAAAGAGAGACGAAACAAATCAATCACCAGATAGAATTTCAGTGTAACAcaacctttctcttttcttttccaatGTTTACGAATGATACAATACACTAATCTCAGGTTGATGGAAATTACACTGGAGTCTGAGGCCCCTGAATTGCATTTCGTTAGACAAATTAGCCATAAGGGTTGCAAACTAATTTCATTAAGTTTACACTTTCAAAGACAATTTTGATCAATAAAATGCTGTTTTCAGAATCtggaacaaattttccatcattaGGGGGActatttttttgtgataaacAAAATTAGGTGGCTAGGGTCTCAGTAGCTTACGAAGTTAAGGTAGGTCACTCCTAATTTGTGAGGTACGATTCTATTTCTTTTCAACCATACCATCTTTCTTGATGTTATAAGTTTTCTCACAAATATTttaggagaaaaaataaattaaaacttatacATAAAGTACTAAATTGTACGGTAGTTATGGAAAAACTTTTGGTATGCTGAGGTCTAACTCCATGTTAAGTTCACATCCATCAACTACAGAGAACAGCAATTAATGGATACACCCCACCCACCTTATAGGAAACTGAAAACATTCCATATACATTAGAATTCTTCTAGCTTATCATCTAAGAGAATTAAGCAATAATCCACATGTAATATCAGAGACAGATAATTGTAGTGTTGCTCTACACCAGAGAACCAAACCAATCTTTTTCGTAAAACCCATGCCATGTTATGGTAGACACAAATTGTACAGAATACTAACCTTTTCAAGGGAAAGTGCACGGCCAAGATCAAGTTTGATGCCATCATTGATGACCGCCTTGTACCTCAACACCAAATCTTCGTTGTTTTTGACAATAGCATCTGCAATTTCCCTGCTTTTCTTCAACAATTCACTATCTTCAACCACATGGTTAACGAAACCCAGcttttcagccacctcagcggTCAAAGGTGAGGCCGTGAGAGAAACCTCGCGCGCTTTGTTGACCCCAATGATGCGCGAAAGCTTCTGAGACAAACCCCACGAGGGAAATATCCCGAACCTGCAACAAACACGTAAGGGGCGTGTTCAAAATCCGAAGAGTCGATTTGTAATACGGATAAAGGGAACGAACCTAGCGTGAGTGTCAATGAACTTAGATCCCTTGGCAGCGACCAAAATGTCACAGGCGAGGGCAATTTCGAACCCAGCGGTGACGGCGAATCCTCTTATGGCTCCGATTATCGGTTTGCGGCAGAGCTCCATTTGCACCACGGGGTCGCTCTCCGGATCCTTCACGTCGCCCTTGAACACGTCCTCCGCCGCTGTGAGATCCACGCCTGAACAGAATGACCGGCCCGACCCGGTCAATATGATGACCCGCACCGAATCGTCCCGGTCCAGTTTCTTGAACGCCTGCGCCAGGTCCACCATCATGGGCCGGGTCAGCGAGTTTAGAGAACCCGGACGATTGATCGTGATCAGTGCGACGCCGTTTGGGTGGCGGTTCACGAGTATTAGTTTCTCCGGTGATTGCCGATCCATGTTTGACCCGAATCGATAGTTGAAAATGTGAAATTGGCTTAAGAAGAGAGGGCGTGGATCCTTCTGTGAGGATGCAGTCTCCAAGTGCGTGACGCGAAAGATTATCGGGCAGAGAGATGACGTGTCAGATAATTATGTTTTATCCATCACAAAActaatatttcttaatatatatcatCATGATTTATATGAAACCgaagttatatttaataattaatatttttaaagaaatgttagaattagttttataaataaaatcatctTTTTGATTGTTAAACACGAATAATTGGTtgaaatcattttaatcaatcataatattatttgattgttGTGCTCAGGAATGGTAAAAG contains:
- the LOC114177386 gene encoding putative ubiquitin-conjugating enzyme E2 38, with the translated sequence MENTKEFEHFDVVSDDSDHHFLGSKNGKSFSDSKSAVYKTIAREWKILEQNLPESIYVRVYEQRIDLMRAVIVGAAGTPYHDGLFFFDIVFPSDYPRNPPKLYYHSFGYRQNPNLYTNGKVCLSLLNTWYGRKKEKWVPCESTMLQVLLSIQALVLNEKPFFNEPEAVPSEKKSRAYNENVFLSTCVTSFHLLRRPPRNFEAFVRDHFRRRAFSILAACGEYASGRVVVGYYGCDGLRFPMVRVSKSFKERMVVLYPRLFEAFRGNGASLEGLGEQLEVQSQEPENKRSGVFKKIVEKIKKAFRLRKLGKNKISEIEGRNNGLQSV
- the LOC114179801 gene encoding probable enoyl-CoA hydratase 1, peroxisomal, translated to MDRQSPEKLILVNRHPNGVALITINRPGSLNSLTRPMMVDLAQAFKKLDRDDSVRVIILTGSGRSFCSGVDLTAAEDVFKGDVKDPESDPVVQMELCRKPIIGAIRGFAVTAGFEIALACDILVAAKGSKFIDTHARFGIFPSWGLSQKLSRIIGVNKAREVSLTASPLTAEVAEKLGFVNHVVEDSELLKKSREIADAIVKNNEDLVLRYKAVINDGIKLDLGRALSLEKERAHDYYNGMTKEQFRKMQEFIAGRSSKKQSKL